In Halopelagius inordinatus, a single genomic region encodes these proteins:
- a CDS encoding PAS domain-containing sensor histidine kinase encodes MSERGDRAAVFRGDADDEGTIAQYRTLVNTVDDAIYQLDADGRFVAVNDAVVEMSGYSREQLLGAHVSLVLDDHDVERIEREIRDELASDGRLNDPYEFAIRTARGGTIPCELRASLLVEDGTFRGTVGVVRDISGREGTEGVLHDRERQLERERDLTDRIVETIPVSIVVFDRDGEVTRTNERIRDVLDIPDLSEVERAAFPPSHVALYDEDGRPVPTDERPSVRVRETKEPVEERVFRVELPNGESRWVSISATPILADDGAVDRVVTAAEDVTDLKERERRLERRRDELSAEMNEVYGRITDAFYALDDQWRFTYANEKAEELIDVSGEGLVGERIWDRFEWASDSKLRAEYETAMETQEATHFELHYPDPLDGWFEIHAYPSETGLSVYFRDITDRKERERRLEETEGEYRTLIENFPNGVVALVDENLNYTTFGGELEGDSHVRRETLEGAPLDALPPDIEAVVAPRYEAALDGESATFTSTIDGREHRFHFVPVRDTDGEIFAALGMSQDVTELKRYERHLEEAKSQLEAAAEAGAVGTWEWRVPEDRVAVGASFADLFDIDPEAARDGVPAERFLSSVHGADRERVEASIDAAMDSCGEYEAEYRVKSADGDVRWVVARGRVECDESGDPVTFPGAITDITEQKQAEEELQRTKNQLESLFRVLPVGVIVADADGRIVEANDRAKEIWGRDIFAAEGVADYERYPIWWADTGDPVAPAEMTMTRVLDGQEVTDPDVFEIESAGGERRIVATLGMPVPNEEGDVTHGVVTMTDISDRREYRRKLEESNERLEQFAYAASHDLQEPLRMITSYLSLIERRYGDALGEDGAEFLEFAVDGAERMREMIDALLTYSRVETEGDPFEPVDLAAVLAETRDDLQMRIEETDAEITSEELPRVRGDASQLRQVFQNLLDNAIEYSGDGPPRVDITAEREGAYWRVSVSDEGIGIDPEHTDRVFEVFQRLHTRDEHDGTGIGLSLCRRIVERHGGTVRVDSEPGEGATFSFTLPAASDEQS; translated from the coding sequence ATCGAGCGCGAGATTCGAGACGAACTCGCGTCCGACGGCCGCCTGAACGACCCCTACGAGTTCGCCATTCGGACCGCGAGAGGCGGGACGATACCCTGCGAACTGCGGGCGAGTCTCCTCGTCGAAGACGGGACGTTTCGAGGCACGGTCGGCGTCGTTCGCGACATCTCCGGCCGCGAGGGGACCGAAGGGGTCCTCCACGACCGCGAACGGCAACTGGAGCGAGAACGCGACCTGACCGACCGAATCGTCGAAACCATCCCCGTCAGCATCGTCGTGTTCGACCGGGACGGCGAGGTGACGAGAACGAACGAGCGGATACGGGACGTCCTCGACATCCCCGACCTCTCGGAGGTCGAACGCGCGGCGTTCCCGCCCTCTCACGTCGCCCTCTACGACGAAGACGGCAGACCGGTGCCGACGGACGAACGGCCCTCGGTCCGGGTGCGCGAGACGAAGGAACCGGTCGAAGAGCGCGTCTTCCGGGTCGAACTGCCGAACGGCGAGTCCCGCTGGGTCTCCATCAGTGCGACGCCGATACTGGCCGACGACGGGGCCGTGGACCGCGTCGTCACGGCCGCCGAGGACGTCACCGACCTCAAGGAACGTGAACGCCGACTCGAACGGCGACGGGACGAACTCTCCGCGGAGATGAACGAGGTGTACGGGCGCATCACCGACGCGTTCTACGCGCTCGACGACCAGTGGCGGTTCACCTACGCTAACGAGAAGGCCGAGGAGTTGATCGACGTCTCGGGGGAGGGACTCGTCGGAGAGAGAATCTGGGACCGATTCGAGTGGGCGAGCGACTCGAAACTGCGAGCGGAGTACGAGACGGCCATGGAAACCCAAGAGGCGACGCATTTCGAGCTACACTACCCCGACCCGCTCGACGGGTGGTTCGAAATCCACGCGTACCCCTCGGAGACGGGGCTGTCGGTCTACTTCCGCGACATCACGGACAGAAAGGAGCGCGAACGCAGACTCGAAGAGACGGAAGGCGAGTACCGGACGCTCATCGAGAACTTCCCGAACGGCGTCGTCGCCCTCGTCGACGAGAACCTCAACTACACGACGTTCGGCGGCGAGTTGGAAGGAGACTCCCACGTGCGGCGAGAGACCCTCGAAGGAGCGCCTCTGGACGCGCTCCCGCCGGACATCGAGGCGGTCGTCGCCCCCCGTTACGAGGCGGCTCTCGACGGCGAGTCCGCCACGTTCACGAGTACGATCGACGGGCGAGAGCACCGATTCCACTTCGTCCCGGTTCGCGACACGGACGGCGAGATATTCGCCGCGTTGGGGATGTCCCAGGACGTCACCGAACTCAAGCGGTACGAACGGCACTTAGAGGAGGCGAAATCTCAGTTGGAGGCGGCGGCGGAGGCCGGTGCGGTCGGCACGTGGGAGTGGCGCGTCCCCGAAGACCGGGTCGCCGTCGGCGCCTCCTTCGCCGACCTGTTCGATATCGACCCCGAGGCGGCGCGCGACGGCGTCCCGGCCGAGCGGTTCCTGTCGTCGGTTCACGGGGCCGACCGCGAACGCGTGGAAGCGAGCATCGACGCGGCCATGGACTCTTGCGGGGAGTACGAGGCGGAGTACCGGGTGAAAAGCGCCGACGGAGACGTTCGGTGGGTCGTCGCCCGCGGCCGCGTCGAGTGCGACGAGAGCGGTGACCCGGTCACCTTCCCCGGCGCGATTACCGACATCACGGAACAAAAGCAGGCCGAAGAGGAACTCCAGCGGACGAAAAACCAGCTCGAATCGCTGTTTCGGGTCCTCCCCGTCGGCGTCATCGTCGCGGACGCCGACGGGCGAATCGTCGAGGCCAACGACAGGGCCAAGGAGATATGGGGCCGAGACATCTTCGCCGCCGAGGGCGTCGCCGACTACGAGCGGTATCCGATCTGGTGGGCAGATACTGGCGACCCCGTCGCTCCGGCGGAGATGACGATGACCCGAGTACTCGACGGGCAGGAGGTGACCGACCCCGACGTGTTCGAAATCGAGTCCGCGGGCGGCGAACGCCGTATCGTCGCTACGCTCGGGATGCCGGTTCCGAACGAGGAGGGCGACGTGACCCACGGAGTCGTCACGATGACGGACATCTCCGATCGGAGAGAGTACCGACGCAAGCTAGAGGAGTCCAACGAGCGCTTAGAACAGTTCGCGTACGCGGCGTCGCACGACCTGCAGGAACCGCTCCGGATGATCACGAGCTATCTCTCACTCATCGAACGCCGCTACGGGGACGCCCTCGGCGAGGACGGCGCGGAGTTTCTCGAATTCGCCGTCGACGGGGCCGAGCGGATGCGCGAGATGATAGACGCGTTACTCACGTACTCTCGGGTCGAGACGGAGGGCGACCCGTTCGAACCGGTGGACCTCGCGGCGGTGCTCGCAGAGACGCGCGACGACCTGCAGATGCGAATCGAGGAGACGGACGCCGAGATTACGTCCGAGGAGTTGCCGCGGGTTCGCGGCGACGCGAGCCAACTGCGGCAGGTGTTTCAGAACCTGCTCGACAACGCAATCGAGTACAGCGGCGACGGCCCGCCGCGGGTCGATATCACCGCCGAACGCGAGGGCGCGTACTGGCGCGTCTCCGTCAGCGACGAAGGCATCGGTATCGACCCCGAACACACAGACCGCGTCTTCGAGGTGTTCCAACGGCTACACACCCGCGACGAACACGACGGGACGGGTATCGGCCTGTCGCTGTGTCGGCGAATCGTGGAGCGTCACGGCGGGACGGTGCGGGTCGACTCCGAACCGGGCGAGGGCGCGACGTTCTCGTTTACCCTCCCGGCGGCGTCAGACGAACAGTCGTGA